A genome region from Alistipes dispar includes the following:
- a CDS encoding ROK family protein — protein MYSYDNRVVITLDAGGTNLVFGAMQANKFIVDPITLPSHAEDLDKCLATMVEGFRQVIDRLETKPVAISFAFPGPADYPNGIIGGYLPNFPSFREGVALGPFLEAKFGIPVFINNDGDLFAYGEALGGALPEVNARLEELGCPKKYKNLIGYTFGTGLGIGVVVNGRLNRGDNSCVETFCLKHKKMPDIIVEDGAAIRAVKRVYGELTGNPDHGLEPKDICDIADGKRDGDREAARKAFAEMGEIAGDAMATAVTLIDGLIVIGGGVTGARRWIMPTLFEELRSKIHTISGDELNRVQMKVYDLDNEEEFREFAKGSQRPLKVYGTDRYVAYDPQKRIGVMISKLGASKAISVGAYAFALSQLDSRQ, from the coding sequence ATGTACAGCTACGACAACCGGGTGGTCATCACCCTCGATGCCGGCGGAACAAATCTGGTGTTCGGCGCCATGCAGGCCAACAAATTCATCGTGGACCCCATCACGCTCCCCTCGCACGCCGAGGACCTGGATAAATGCCTCGCCACGATGGTGGAGGGATTCCGTCAGGTCATCGACAGGCTGGAAACCAAGCCCGTGGCCATCAGTTTCGCATTCCCCGGCCCGGCCGACTACCCCAACGGCATCATCGGCGGCTACCTCCCGAACTTCCCGTCGTTCCGCGAAGGCGTCGCCCTCGGGCCCTTCCTCGAGGCGAAGTTCGGCATTCCGGTCTTCATCAACAACGACGGCGACCTGTTCGCCTACGGCGAGGCGCTGGGCGGCGCACTGCCCGAGGTGAACGCCCGGCTCGAAGAGCTCGGCTGTCCCAAGAAATACAAGAACCTCATCGGATACACCTTCGGTACGGGACTGGGAATCGGCGTGGTCGTGAACGGCCGGCTCAACCGCGGCGACAACTCGTGCGTCGAGACCTTCTGCCTCAAGCACAAGAAGATGCCCGACATCATCGTGGAAGACGGCGCCGCCATCCGCGCCGTCAAGCGTGTCTACGGCGAACTGACGGGCAATCCGGATCACGGTCTCGAGCCCAAGGACATCTGCGACATCGCCGACGGCAAGCGCGACGGCGACCGGGAGGCCGCCCGGAAGGCTTTCGCCGAAATGGGCGAAATCGCCGGCGACGCGATGGCCACGGCCGTCACGCTCATCGACGGACTGATCGTCATCGGCGGCGGCGTCACGGGCGCCCGCCGCTGGATCATGCCCACCCTGTTCGAAGAGCTGCGCTCGAAGATACACACGATCTCGGGCGACGAGCTGAACCGCGTGCAGATGAAGGTTTACGACCTGGACAACGAAGAGGAGTTCCGCGAATTCGCCAAAGGTTCGCAGCGGCCGCTGAAGGTTTACGGCACGGACCGCTACGTGGCCTACGACCCGCAGAAGCGCATCGGCGTCATGATCTCGAAGCTGGGAGCCAGCAAGGCGATCTCGGTGGGCGCCTATGCCTTCGCGCTGAGCCAGCTCGACAGCCGCCAGTGA
- a CDS encoding glycoside hydrolase family 2 TIM barrel-domain containing protein, which yields MRIILSIIALFSAGGLLAQEYVPTCGRELPRSRVTVYPTAQEAAAAAGGKNRYVTPLDGWTRQGNTLSAPFTVPFAWINRQVILRIDWVSGPYTVRINGREAACDADGNAPAEYNVTRLAREGRNELEIVVAEPSPTAVLESWKESPVPAAGPALVMSQPTLRVRDVETRTRIGEDGDATAEVGVVLKTHSLNPRTSRLRYTLLSPSGRTVTTGSKELTLDMRREDTVRFLARIPYDSLWCDTLPTQYRLQLATQHDGRYEEYLELPLGFRTAEVRDGRMTINGREVALRCREVPGSFPASEVASLRAEGYNTLRLLPGPVSEALLDSCDARGLYVVVQAPVDTRRSGDSRRVGGNPSNDPAWREAYAERAANSYHTTKLHPSVIAFSVATHSANGINLYESYLAMKRLHETRPFVYPEAGGEWNSDPLPLE from the coding sequence ATGCGGATCATCCTTTCGATCATAGCCCTTTTTTCCGCCGGCGGACTGCTCGCCCAGGAGTACGTCCCCACCTGCGGCCGGGAGTTGCCGCGCAGCCGCGTGACGGTCTATCCCACGGCGCAGGAGGCCGCGGCGGCGGCCGGCGGCAAAAACCGCTACGTCACGCCCCTGGACGGGTGGACGCGGCAGGGCAACACGCTCTCCGCCCCCTTCACCGTGCCTTTCGCATGGATCAACCGGCAGGTGATCCTCCGCATCGACTGGGTTTCGGGCCCCTACACGGTGCGGATCAACGGCCGGGAGGCGGCCTGCGACGCCGACGGCAACGCACCCGCCGAATACAACGTCACGCGGCTCGCGCGGGAAGGGCGCAACGAACTCGAAATCGTCGTCGCGGAACCTTCGCCGACGGCCGTGCTCGAAAGCTGGAAGGAGTCCCCTGTCCCGGCCGCAGGCCCGGCGCTGGTGATGAGCCAGCCGACGCTGCGCGTCCGCGACGTCGAGACCCGCACGCGCATCGGCGAGGACGGAGACGCCACGGCCGAGGTGGGCGTCGTACTCAAGACCCATTCGCTCAACCCGCGCACCTCGCGGCTCCGCTACACGCTACTCTCCCCCTCGGGCCGCACCGTCACCACCGGTTCGAAGGAGCTGACGCTCGACATGCGGCGCGAGGACACCGTGCGTTTCCTGGCGCGCATCCCTTACGACTCGCTCTGGTGCGACACGCTTCCCACGCAATACCGCCTGCAACTCGCAACGCAACACGACGGACGTTACGAGGAGTACCTCGAGCTGCCGCTCGGCTTCCGCACCGCAGAGGTGCGCGACGGCCGCATGACGATCAACGGCCGGGAGGTCGCCCTGCGCTGCCGCGAGGTGCCGGGCTCGTTCCCCGCCTCGGAGGTCGCGTCGCTGCGCGCCGAAGGGTACAACACGCTGCGCCTGCTGCCCGGCCCGGTTTCGGAGGCGCTGCTCGACAGTTGCGACGCCCGGGGGCTCTACGTCGTCGTACAGGCTCCGGTGGACACCCGGCGGAGCGGCGATTCGCGCCGCGTGGGCGGCAACCCGTCCAACGACCCCGCCTGGCGTGAGGCCTACGCCGAACGCGCCGCGAACAGTTACCACACGACCAAGCTGCACCCGTCGGTCATCGCCTTCTCGGTGGCGACGCACTCGGCCAACGGCATCAACCTCTACGAAAGCTACCTCGCGATGAAGCGGCTGCACGAGACACGCCCGTTCGTCTATCCCGAGGCCGGAGGCGAATGGAACAGCGACCCGCTCCCGCTGGAATAG
- a CDS encoding type I restriction enzyme HsdR N-terminal domain-containing protein, whose amino-acid sequence MSGLPKLNFPAIRLRARRRGDAVEVWDSLRETYLVLTPEEWVRQHLVAYLVTHCGVPPKRIVEEYAVALNGQAQRADVVVVDDAAEPLLVAECKAPGIPVGRQTLAQAVRYNSVLKARYVVLTNGLKHYCCELRDGEYVQLGAFPRFGAR is encoded by the coding sequence ATGTCCGGACTGCCTAAACTCAACTTTCCCGCCATCCGCCTGCGCGCCCGCCGCCGCGGCGATGCGGTGGAGGTGTGGGACTCCCTGCGGGAGACCTATCTCGTGCTGACTCCCGAGGAGTGGGTCCGGCAGCATCTGGTGGCCTATCTGGTGACGCATTGCGGCGTGCCGCCCAAGCGGATCGTCGAGGAGTACGCCGTGGCGCTCAACGGGCAGGCCCAGCGGGCCGACGTGGTGGTGGTGGACGATGCCGCGGAGCCGCTGCTCGTGGCCGAGTGCAAGGCGCCGGGGATTCCGGTCGGTCGGCAGACGCTGGCGCAGGCCGTGCGCTACAACTCCGTGCTGAAGGCCCGCTACGTGGTGCTGACCAACGGACTGAAGCACTACTGTTGCGAGCTGCGCGACGGAGAGTACGTGCAGCTCGGGGCCTTTCCCCGTTTCGGCGCAAGGTAG
- a CDS encoding LytR/AlgR family response regulator transcription factor has product MLKCIAIDDEPLALRQITGYISKIPYLELSATFNNAIDAQQRLTEEPADLIFADINMPDLNGVDFVRALPDRPMVIFTTAYSEYAVEGFKLDAVDYLLKPFSFADFSRSAAKANSLYELRQNRRSEPQETASEATPRDKEYISVKADYKVSLVRIAEIIYLESEGEYVRMHLADGSTITTLFRLKNMETALPAESFMRVHRSYIVNLRAIKAYVKGRIFLSDNEYIPIGENYKEAFQAYIDKNFRNL; this is encoded by the coding sequence ATGCTTAAATGTATCGCCATCGACGACGAGCCGCTTGCCCTGCGCCAGATCACCGGCTACATCTCGAAAATCCCCTACCTGGAGCTCTCGGCGACCTTCAACAACGCCATCGACGCCCAGCAGCGGCTCACCGAGGAGCCGGCGGACCTGATCTTCGCGGACATCAACATGCCCGACCTGAACGGCGTGGACTTCGTGCGCGCGCTGCCCGACCGGCCGATGGTGATCTTCACGACGGCCTATTCGGAATACGCCGTCGAGGGATTCAAGCTCGACGCCGTGGACTACCTGCTCAAACCCTTCTCGTTCGCCGACTTCAGCCGCTCGGCAGCCAAGGCCAATTCGCTCTACGAACTGCGTCAGAACCGACGGTCGGAGCCGCAGGAGACCGCTTCGGAGGCTACGCCCCGGGACAAGGAGTACATTTCGGTGAAAGCCGACTACAAGGTGTCGCTCGTACGCATCGCCGAGATCATCTACCTCGAAAGCGAGGGCGAATACGTCCGCATGCACCTCGCCGACGGTTCGACCATCACCACCCTTTTCCGGCTCAAGAACATGGAGACGGCCCTGCCCGCCGAATCGTTCATGCGCGTACACCGCTCCTATATCGTCAATCTGCGGGCGATCAAAGCCTACGTCAAAGGGCGCATCTTCCTCAGCGACAACGAATACATCCCCATCGGAGAGAACTACAAGGAGGCCTTCCAGGCCTACATCGACAAGAATTTCAGGAATCTGTGA
- a CDS encoding sensor histidine kinase — protein sequence MKIQRKQTIGENLLYVMVWSAIILVPVLNSQMMSEMHINLENVLIAWRQIAPYLIIFLIHNSLLAPRYMLRHKYGKYLVLNIALIVTVFWLVDFYEERLLRDMTPQSDPATIDAYRKASFSNLEIYWNVVLGFFMTGANTGIKLIYQSMRDEQQMEALKRQNLQAEMDYLKYQINPHFFMNTLNNIHALIDIDADSAKNAVIELSKMMRYVLYDSGREIISLNRDIQFLKNYIELMRIRYTDDVEIRVEYPENLPEQVSIPPLLLIVFVENAFKHGVSYNHPSFIHLRIDYADGRVTSTLANSRHAAPADRKADSGIGLENVRKRLALIYGEKNYTLDIREEENFYTVKLVIPTLNA from the coding sequence ATGAAGATCCAGAGAAAGCAAACCATAGGCGAAAACCTGCTCTACGTGATGGTCTGGTCGGCCATCATCCTGGTTCCGGTGCTCAACTCGCAGATGATGTCCGAAATGCACATCAATCTGGAGAACGTGCTCATCGCCTGGCGGCAGATCGCCCCCTATCTGATCATCTTCCTGATCCACAACAGCCTGCTGGCGCCGCGCTACATGCTGCGGCACAAGTACGGCAAGTACCTCGTACTCAATATCGCACTCATCGTCACCGTGTTCTGGCTGGTGGACTTCTACGAGGAGCGCCTGCTGCGGGACATGACGCCGCAGAGCGACCCCGCGACGATCGACGCCTACCGCAAGGCTTCGTTCTCCAACCTCGAAATCTACTGGAACGTCGTGCTGGGTTTCTTCATGACCGGAGCCAACACCGGCATCAAGCTTATCTACCAGTCGATGCGCGACGAGCAGCAGATGGAGGCCCTCAAGCGGCAGAACCTGCAAGCCGAGATGGACTACCTGAAGTACCAGATCAACCCGCACTTCTTCATGAACACGCTCAACAACATCCACGCGCTGATCGACATCGACGCCGACTCGGCGAAGAACGCCGTGATCGAGCTTTCGAAGATGATGCGTTACGTGCTGTACGACTCCGGGCGGGAGATCATCTCGCTCAACCGCGACATCCAGTTCCTGAAAAACTACATCGAGCTGATGCGCATCCGCTACACCGACGACGTGGAAATCCGCGTGGAGTACCCCGAGAATCTGCCCGAACAGGTTTCGATTCCCCCGTTGCTGCTCATCGTCTTCGTCGAGAACGCCTTCAAGCACGGCGTGAGCTACAACCACCCGTCGTTCATCCACCTGCGGATCGACTACGCCGACGGCCGGGTGACCAGTACGCTCGCGAACAGCCGCCACGCGGCGCCCGCCGACCGAAAGGCCGACTCCGGCATCGGACTGGAGAACGTCCGCAAACGCCTCGCGCTGATCTACGGCGAGAAGAACTACACGCTCGACATCCGCGAGGAGGAGAACTTCTATACCGTGAAACTCGTAATACCGACGCTCAATGCTTAA
- a CDS encoding AMP-binding protein — protein MLEENLIKIYERSFRENREMSALTDYFKGETFSYYEMAKEIAKLHLLYKKAGIRQGDKIALIGRNNPRWCITYIGTVTYGAVIVPILQDFTPADIIHIINHSESRLLFLGDNFWDVIEEDQIKQIEAVFSLTDFHVIYERDGKALTKFQRDIVKNYRSKYPRGFSVGDIKYPDIPNDRVVLLNYTSGTTGYSKGVMLTVNNLTGNVTFAMSALNTQTGTYYFQKGGRTLSFLPLAHAYGCAFDFLAPLAVGGHITLLGRIPSPKILVEAMAVVRPTIICCVPMILEKVYRKQVLPLLEKGPMSIAVKIPLLNAAIYSVIRKKLMDAFGGNVSIFIVGGAPMNQETEAFLMKIRFPITIGYGMTECAPLISFTPDNEFKAGSCGRYLKNLLEVRIDSPDPEHEAGEIVVRGENVMAGYYKNEKDTQKVLDADGWLHTGDMGTMDPDGTLYIRGRSKTMILSGNGQNIYPEEIEDKLNNMYMVLESLVLDAGNGRLRALVVPDYEQADAEGVDKSELPQIMQNNLQELNAQLAAYERVSDITIYPTEFEKTPKRSIKRFLYSASLLDS, from the coding sequence ATGCTGGAGGAAAACCTCATCAAAATCTACGAGCGGAGTTTCCGGGAGAACCGCGAAATGTCGGCCCTGACCGACTATTTCAAGGGCGAAACCTTCTCGTACTACGAAATGGCCAAGGAGATCGCCAAACTGCACCTGCTCTACAAGAAGGCCGGCATCAGACAGGGCGACAAAATCGCGCTGATCGGCCGCAACAACCCCCGCTGGTGCATCACCTATATCGGAACGGTCACCTACGGCGCGGTGATCGTCCCCATCCTGCAGGACTTCACCCCGGCCGACATCATCCACATCATCAACCACTCCGAAAGCCGGCTGCTGTTCCTGGGCGACAACTTCTGGGACGTGATCGAGGAGGACCAGATCAAACAGATCGAGGCGGTCTTCTCGCTCACGGACTTCCACGTGATCTACGAACGCGACGGCAAGGCGCTCACCAAGTTCCAGCGCGACATCGTGAAGAACTACCGCTCGAAATACCCGCGCGGATTCAGCGTCGGCGACATCAAATACCCCGACATTCCGAACGACCGGGTGGTGCTGCTCAACTACACGTCGGGCACGACGGGCTACTCGAAGGGCGTGATGCTCACGGTGAACAACCTCACGGGCAACGTCACCTTCGCCATGTCGGCGCTCAACACCCAGACGGGAACCTACTATTTCCAGAAAGGGGGCCGCACGCTCTCGTTCCTGCCGCTGGCCCACGCCTACGGCTGCGCCTTCGACTTCCTCGCACCGCTGGCCGTCGGCGGCCACATCACGCTGCTGGGGCGGATTCCCTCGCCGAAAATTCTCGTCGAAGCCATGGCCGTGGTCAGGCCCACGATCATCTGCTGCGTGCCGATGATCCTCGAGAAGGTCTATCGCAAACAGGTGCTTCCGCTGCTGGAGAAGGGCCCCATGTCGATCGCCGTGAAGATTCCGCTGCTCAATGCGGCCATCTATTCGGTGATCCGCAAGAAACTCATGGACGCCTTCGGCGGCAACGTCTCGATCTTCATCGTGGGCGGCGCGCCGATGAACCAGGAGACCGAGGCGTTCCTGATGAAGATCCGCTTCCCGATCACCATCGGCTACGGCATGACCGAATGCGCCCCGCTCATCAGCTTCACGCCCGACAACGAGTTCAAGGCCGGATCGTGCGGCCGCTACCTGAAGAACCTGCTCGAGGTGCGGATCGACTCCCCGGACCCGGAACACGAAGCCGGCGAAATCGTAGTCCGCGGCGAAAACGTCATGGCCGGATACTACAAGAACGAGAAGGACACGCAGAAGGTGCTCGACGCCGACGGGTGGCTTCACACGGGCGACATGGGCACGATGGACCCCGACGGCACGCTCTACATCCGCGGCCGTTCGAAGACGATGATCCTCTCGGGCAACGGGCAGAACATCTACCCCGAGGAGATTGAGGACAAGCTCAACAATATGTATATGGTGCTCGAATCGCTGGTGCTCGACGCCGGCAACGGGCGCCTGCGGGCGCTGGTCGTCCCCGATTACGAGCAGGCCGACGCCGAAGGGGTGGACAAGTCGGAACTGCCGCAGATCATGCAGAACAATCTGCAGGAGCTGAACGCCCAGCTGGCCGCCTACGAGCGCGTCTCGGACATCACGATCTACCCCACCGAATTCGAGAAGACCCCCAAACGGAGCATCAAACGGTTCCTTTACAGCGCGTCGCTGCTCGACAGTTGA
- the plsY gene encoding glycerol-3-phosphate 1-O-acyltransferase PlsY has protein sequence MILTYYTATTMIVIAYLLGSIPSAVWIGKKYYGIDIREHGSKNAGTTNMLRVLGRRAALPVFALDFLKGFVAVTIIEMLKYDVHIGDNDLINLKIAAVFAAVLGHIFPVFAGFRGGKGVATLVGAVTGIYPPVALLCFGVWFVVLMVSHYVSLASMAAGCCFPLFTLISPKVNQSVSFVVFSFVIAILLIYTHRKNIERLKAGTESKTYIWKPRRIHPAGAAPGKDAAPEDAPSGAGQAPGKREK, from the coding sequence ATGATACTGACATACTACACCGCTACCACCATGATTGTCATAGCCTATCTGCTGGGCTCGATTCCGAGCGCCGTGTGGATCGGCAAGAAATACTACGGCATCGACATCCGCGAGCACGGCTCGAAAAACGCCGGCACGACCAACATGCTCCGCGTGCTGGGCCGCCGGGCCGCGCTGCCCGTCTTCGCGCTCGACTTCCTGAAGGGATTCGTCGCGGTGACGATCATCGAAATGCTCAAATACGACGTCCACATCGGCGACAACGACCTGATAAACCTCAAGATCGCCGCCGTGTTCGCCGCCGTGCTGGGCCATATCTTCCCCGTCTTCGCGGGATTCCGCGGCGGAAAGGGCGTCGCGACGCTCGTGGGCGCCGTGACGGGCATCTACCCGCCGGTGGCGCTGCTCTGCTTCGGCGTCTGGTTCGTGGTGCTGATGGTTTCGCACTACGTCTCGCTCGCCTCGATGGCTGCCGGATGCTGCTTCCCGCTTTTCACGCTCATCTCGCCCAAGGTCAATCAGTCGGTGTCGTTCGTGGTCTTCTCGTTCGTCATCGCCATCCTGCTGATCTACACCCACCGCAAGAACATCGAGCGGCTGAAGGCCGGAACCGAGTCGAAGACCTACATCTGGAAACCGCGGCGCATCCACCCCGCGGGAGCGGCGCCCGGAAAGGACGCGGCCCCGGAAGACGCACCCTCCGGAGCGGGGCAGGCCCCCGGCAAGCGGGAGAAGTAA
- a CDS encoding YitT family protein, which produces MNTKAFLEPMGSWAWWRSWMLIFLGCVLMGTGFVLFVNPYNFVPGGVYGMGIVLHNIFPSVQVGTFGYMFDIPLMLTALLVFGGQFGTRTVVAALFTPGFMNVLTRLVYPDAAAVESLDPALLLGGRLDLSNDLLLTCLFGAVVIGVGQGIVVRQQATTGGTDIVAMLLQKFAGIKFSTGIFLADGFVVLSGLVVIGFGLGTGEADPNGWMLTLYSLITIYTTSRVIAYLLDGASYDKLLFIISDHHEELKRFIIDDLDRSATYIKAKGMYTDAPRDMIFLVVSRKEVHLVQHQIREIDPTAFVVVTDAYETFGEGFKQFPDKNTIQAE; this is translated from the coding sequence ATGAATACGAAAGCTTTTCTCGAACCGATGGGATCGTGGGCGTGGTGGCGCTCGTGGATGCTGATTTTTCTGGGTTGCGTGCTCATGGGCACGGGTTTCGTGCTCTTCGTGAATCCCTACAACTTCGTGCCGGGCGGCGTTTACGGCATGGGTATCGTGCTGCACAACATTTTCCCGTCGGTGCAGGTCGGTACGTTCGGCTACATGTTCGACATTCCGCTGATGCTCACCGCGCTGTTGGTCTTCGGCGGGCAGTTCGGCACGCGGACGGTCGTCGCGGCGCTCTTCACGCCGGGTTTCATGAACGTCCTCACACGGCTGGTCTATCCCGATGCGGCGGCCGTCGAGTCGCTCGATCCGGCGCTGCTGCTGGGCGGTCGGCTCGACCTGTCGAACGACCTGCTGCTGACCTGCCTGTTCGGAGCGGTGGTGATCGGCGTGGGGCAGGGCATCGTCGTGCGTCAGCAGGCCACCACGGGCGGCACGGATATCGTGGCCATGCTGTTGCAGAAGTTCGCCGGAATCAAGTTCTCGACGGGCATCTTCCTGGCCGACGGTTTCGTGGTCCTGTCGGGACTGGTCGTCATCGGCTTCGGACTGGGAACGGGCGAGGCCGACCCGAACGGATGGATGCTGACGCTCTATTCGCTCATCACGATCTACACCACCTCGCGGGTGATCGCCTATCTGCTCGACGGCGCCTCGTACGACAAGCTGCTGTTCATCATCAGCGACCACCACGAGGAGCTCAAGCGCTTCATCATCGACGATCTGGACCGCAGCGCCACCTATATCAAGGCCAAGGGCATGTACACCGACGCTCCGCGCGACATGATTTTCCTGGTGGTGAGCCGCAAGGAGGTGCACCTGGTGCAGCATCAGATCCGGGAGATCGACCCCACGGCGTTCGTCGTCGTGACCGATGCCTACGAGACCTTCGGCGAGGGGTTCAAGCAGTTCCCCGACAAGAACACGATCCAGGCCGAGTAG
- the miaB gene encoding tRNA (N6-isopentenyl adenosine(37)-C2)-methylthiotransferase MiaB, with product MAMNFNTLRPLEGAGRKLFVETYGCQMNVGDTEIVVALMQREGYVYTERIAEADVILINTCSIRDNAEQRIWGRLAEMKRYRRERPGLVVGVIGCMAERLRERLTEGPGGVDVVAGPDAYRDLPRLVRAAEAGSKGVNVRLSAEETYAEIAPVRLDRNGVSAFVAIMRGCNNFCSYCVVPYTRGRERSRDPETIVAEARSLFENGYREVTLLGQNVNSYRAGEVGFPELLRRVASVSPLLRVRFATSHPKDMSDRLLETMASMPNICRAIHLPAQSGATSMLGRMNRKYTREWYLDRVAAIRRYLPDCAVTTDLIAGFSGETEEEHLQTLSLMREVGYEFAYMFKYSERPGTFAQKHLPDDVPDEVKSRRLQEIIALQNELGLASNRRDVGREFEVLVEGESRRDPGQLSGRTSQNKVVVFDRGTHGVGDYVRVRITGCTPATLLGEEVPAAG from the coding sequence ATGGCAATGAATTTCAATACGCTGCGTCCGCTCGAAGGGGCGGGCCGCAAGCTTTTCGTCGAAACCTACGGCTGCCAGATGAACGTCGGCGACACGGAGATCGTCGTCGCCCTCATGCAGCGCGAAGGGTATGTCTATACGGAGCGGATCGCCGAGGCGGACGTCATCCTGATAAACACCTGCTCGATTCGCGACAACGCCGAGCAGCGCATCTGGGGCCGGCTGGCCGAGATGAAGCGTTACCGGCGCGAGCGTCCGGGGCTGGTGGTGGGCGTCATCGGCTGCATGGCCGAGCGGTTGCGCGAGCGGCTCACGGAGGGCCCCGGCGGCGTGGATGTCGTCGCGGGGCCCGATGCCTACCGCGACCTGCCGCGGCTGGTGCGCGCCGCCGAGGCGGGGTCGAAAGGGGTGAACGTGCGCCTCTCGGCCGAGGAGACCTACGCCGAGATCGCTCCCGTGCGGCTCGACCGCAACGGCGTGAGCGCCTTCGTGGCGATCATGCGCGGCTGCAACAACTTCTGCTCCTACTGCGTGGTTCCCTACACGCGCGGCCGTGAGCGGAGCCGCGATCCGGAGACGATCGTGGCGGAGGCCCGCTCGCTCTTCGAGAACGGGTACCGCGAGGTGACGCTGCTCGGACAGAACGTCAATTCGTACCGCGCCGGGGAGGTCGGGTTTCCGGAGCTGCTGCGGCGCGTGGCGTCGGTCTCGCCGCTGCTGCGCGTGCGCTTCGCCACGTCGCACCCGAAGGACATGAGCGACCGGCTGCTGGAGACGATGGCCTCGATGCCCAACATCTGCCGGGCGATCCACCTCCCGGCCCAGTCGGGCGCGACGTCGATGCTCGGGCGCATGAACCGCAAATACACGCGCGAATGGTATCTGGACCGGGTCGCCGCCATCCGCCGCTACCTGCCCGACTGCGCCGTGACGACGGACCTCATCGCCGGATTCTCGGGGGAGACCGAGGAGGAGCACCTCCAGACCCTGTCGCTCATGCGCGAGGTGGGCTACGAATTCGCCTACATGTTCAAATATTCGGAGCGTCCCGGGACCTTCGCCCAGAAGCATCTGCCGGACGACGTGCCCGACGAGGTCAAGTCGCGCCGTCTGCAGGAGATCATCGCTTTGCAGAACGAGCTGGGACTCGCCAGCAACCGGCGCGACGTGGGCCGGGAGTTCGAGGTGCTCGTGGAGGGCGAATCGAGGCGCGACCCGGGGCAGCTCTCGGGCCGCACGTCGCAGAACAAGGTGGTGGTCTTCGACCGCGGCACGCACGGCGTGGGGGACTACGTCCGGGTGCGGATCACGGGCTGCACGCCCGCGACGCTGCTCGGCGAGGAGGTCCCGGCAGCCGGGTGA